The following coding sequences lie in one Aspergillus luchuensis IFO 4308 DNA, chromosome 8, nearly complete sequence genomic window:
- the PEX11 gene encoding PEX11 family protein (BUSCO:EOG0926436T;~COG:U;~EggNog:ENOG410PJZK;~InterPro:IPR008733;~PFAM:PF05648;~TransMembrane:1 (o141-159i);~go_component: GO:0005779 - integral component of peroxisomal membrane [Evidence IEA];~go_process: GO:0016559 - peroxisome fission [Evidence IEA]): protein MVADALVYHPALAHYLRFVATTVGRDKLLRTLQYFSRFYAWYLYRTNRPQSAIEPFNAVKKQFGTTRKILRIGKFVEHLKAAALASDNKNPVDPVLRYLAVGRQLGYAGYLSLDTITVIDTIGVRKLASAKRLQEHAYRSWMAGLVCSAVAGVYTLFRLREKEKTLDRKEGEGVVEAKKLEKERSAARIQLISDLCDLSVPVSALGLASLDDGIVGLAGTVSSLIGIWSQWRKTA from the exons ATGGTCGCAGACGCTTTGGTTTACCACCCTGCCTTGGCGCATTACCTGCGCTTTGTCGCAACGACGG TCGGTCGCGATAAACTCCTCCGAACCTTGCAATACTTCTCCCGCTTCTATGCTTGGTACCTCTACCGCACCAACCGCCCCCAGTCCGCCATCGAGCCTTTCAACGCCGTCAAGAAGCAGTTCGGAACAACTCGGAAGATTCTGCGTATCGGCAAGTTTGTTGAGCATCTGAAGGCAGCTGCATTGGCCTCCGACAACAAGAACCCTGTTGACCCTGTACTCCGTTATCTCGCCGTCGGCCGTCAGCTCGGCTACGCGGGCTACCTCTCTCTCGACACAATCACCGTTATCGACACGATCGGTGTTCGTAAGCTTGCTTCGGCCAAGCGACTGCAGGAGCACGCTTACCGCTCATGGATGGCGGGTTTGGTCTGCAGTGCCGTCGCGGGTGTATACACTCTGTTCAGGCtgcgggagaaggagaagacccTCGACCGCAAGGAAGGCGAAGGTGTTGTGGAAGCCAAGAAGCTTGAAAA GGAGCGCTCTGCCGCACGCATTCAGCTTATCTCCGACCTTTGTGACCTGAGCGTGCCAGTGTCCGCCCTTGGACTGGCATCTCTCGATGACGGTATTGTGGGTCTTGCAGGAACGGTCAGCAGTTTGATCGGAATCTGGTCCCAGTGGCGGAAGACTGCGTAA
- a CDS encoding uncharacterized protein (TransMembrane:1 (o38-58i)), with the protein MVRPAEVPTSEVFHLQQTGDRRPLIYRSYLPAASPRPLLLLISFSPPLPHLFFLPSLVRSILFISRLYQNLSSPSASQPELRLTFTVPTPSRHRAEFDSRLFLPFQ; encoded by the coding sequence ATGGTCCGACCAGCCGAGGTTCCAACTTCCGAAGTCTTTCACCTCCAACAGACGGGCGATCGCCGGCCGCTCATTTACCGATCCTATCTTCCAGCAGCCAGCCCTCGAcccctactactactaatatcCTTTTCTCcgcccctcccccatcttttcttccttccatccttgGTGCGGAGTATCCTTTTTATCTCCCGTCTGTATCAGAacctctcctctccgtccgccagccagccagagcTTCGCCTTACCTTTACGGTCCCCACGCCGTCCCGACACCGCGCGGAATTCGACTCCCGCCTTTTTCTACCCTTTCAATAG
- a CDS encoding putative MFS phospholipid transporter (Git1) (COG:P;~EggNog:ENOG410PGCE;~InterPro:IPR020846,IPR005828,IPR036259;~PFAM:PF07690;~TransMembrane:11 (o84-103i110-132o138-160i181-208o214-233i253-274o303-321i333-354o360-377i398-420o435-453i);~go_component: GO:0016021 - integral component of membrane [Evidence IEA];~go_function: GO:0022857 - transmembrane transporter activity [Evidence IEA];~go_process: GO:0055085 - transmembrane transport [Evidence IEA]) produces the protein MEPKPDVESKVDVPPEKAPASLDAVPLEETAVGKSRWERSWPTIACGAGLFSDGYLNGIIGPVNTILKRLYPEEYSNSPASQNVSSITFAGTVVGMLIFGYTSDHWSRKWSLMISTIILFLFAALCAGAYGYHNSHYGLFAALTAYRFFLGIGIGGEYPAGSVAAAENTGELKQGHRNRWFVMFTNFQIDFAYVVSALVSMILVLIFTENHLRAVWRIGLGLGVIPPLSLIYLRLKLEEPEEFNRERMHKFPLWLIIKFYWKRLFICSLIWFLYDFSSYSFSIYSSDWIAIILGDSAPLWKSFGWTTLTYTFYIPGSFLGALSSDWLGPRNTLALGVLLQGIVGFIMSGCYEYLSTPKNVAAFVVVFGIFSSLGEFGPGDNIGLCCAKSSATAVRGQFYAIAAAAGKIGAFVGTYVIPIIQDNAPNKIRSGQDPFFVSSSLCIFSAALAFFLLPNIGQDTITYEDAKFRAYLEAHGYDTSAMGNQEER, from the exons ATGGAGCCAAAACCGGACGTTGAGTCCAAGGTCGATGTGCCTCCCGAAAAGGCCCCCGCCTCTCTTGACGCAGTTCCTCTGGAGGAAACTGCGGTTGGCAAGAGCCGTTGGGAACGCAGTTGGCCCACGATTGCATGCGGCGCTGGTCTTTTCTCTGATGGCTACCTCAATGGG ATCATCGGACCTGTAAATACCATCTTGAAGAGACTGTACCCTGAAGAATACTCCAACTCACCCGCCAGCCAAAATGTATCCTCTATTACATTCGCCGGTACCGTGGTCGGCATGCTTATCTTTGGATACACAAGTGATCACTGGTCGAGAAAATGGTCTCTAATGATATCTACGATAATCTTGTTCCTCTTTGCCGCTCTGTGTGCTGGTGCCTATGGGTACCATAACAGCCATTATGGTCTGTTTGCTGCCCTTACTGCATACCGTTTCTTCCTGGGAATTGGAATTGGCGGCGAGTACCCTGCAGGGTCTGTCGCAGCCGCAGAGAACACTGGTGAACTCAAGCAAGGCCATCGCAACCGATGGTTCGTGATGTTTACCAATTTCCAAATCGACTTTGCCTATGTTGTCTCCGCCCTAGTTTCGATGATTTTGGTTTTGATTTTCACTGAAAACCATTTGCGTGCGGTCTGGCGTATTGGTTTGGGACTCGGTGTCATTCCACCTCTTAGTCTGATCTATCTCCGGTTGAAGTTGGAGGAGCCCGAGGAGTTTAACAGGGAGCGCATGCACAAGTTCCCTCTTTGGCTGATTATCAA GTTCTATTGGAAGCGTCTG TTCATATGCTCATTGATCTGGTTCCTCTAtgatttttcttcttattctttcaGCATCTACTCGTCTGACTGGATCGCTATTATCCTGGGAGACAGTGCTCCTCTCTGGAAGAGCTTCGGTTGGACTACACTGACATATACCTTCTACATCCCCGGATCTTTTCTAGGAGCATTGTCGAGTGATTGGCTGGGGCCCCGCAATACCCTGGCCCTCGGTGTCTTGCTGCAAGGCATTGTTGGGTTTATCATGTCTGGCTGCTATGAGTATCTTTCAACGCCTAAGAATGTCGCAGCATTCGTCGTGGTTTTCGG CATTTTCTCGAGTCTTGGTGAGTTTGGTCCTGGCGACAACATTGGACTGTGCTGTGCCAAGAGCAGCGCAACCGCTGTACGGGGCCAGTTCTACGCCatcgctgctgcagctggaaAGATAGGCGCGTTTGTTGGGACTTATGTGATCCCGATCATTCAAGACAACGCGCCTAACAAGATCCGGTCCGGTCAGGACcccttcttcgtctccaGTTCACTCTGCATCTTTAGTGCTGCTCTGGCCTTTTTCCTCCTGCCAAACATCGGACAG GACACCATCACATATGAGGATGCCAAATTCCGGGCCTATCTAGAGGCTCATGGTTACGACACTTCTGCCATGGGCAACCAAGAGGAGCGGTAG
- a CDS encoding proteasome regulatory particle lid subunit RPN7 (BUSCO:EOG09260Y2Q;~COG:O;~EggNog:ENOG410PFGD;~InterPro:IPR019585,IPR036390,IPR035268,IPR000717;~PFAM:PF10602,PF01399;~go_function: GO:0030234 - enzyme regulator activity [Evidence IEA]), translated as MGSDPQYIKYPDLNLAQHVFNLSNPACPQTVRQTSLKRLQDVISENKMAPFYRHLAHPVEGILNHSGEGVAQHPTKSLITSNMLASRKSPQNIDFPWDESLYQSLVEDNRKELETFQKEEDEAEEAAGETEVLAARGKRAEFWARVGDKDKAIESHEALLEKTTFLGTKIDLMLAMIRIGLFFGDTHSVKKSIERANTLIESGGDWDRRNRLKAYKGLHLLTIRSYNLAAPLLLDSLSTFTSYELCSYSSLVIYSILAGSLSLKRVDFKAKVVDAPEIKAILGPGEDRLAALTGEVSSGPGAQDEEMKDATVTRAAPTTATTVVNLTTLGAGSGIQSETEAPVDFSPLANLVDSLYTGNYRTFFVALAAVEDNFLNQDRYLHEHRAWFVREMRLRAYQQLLQSYRVVGLNSMASDFGVTVDYLDRDLAKFIASNRIACTIDRVNGIIETNRPDDKNKQYADVVKHGDALITKLQKYGQAVRLRGSERS; from the exons ATGGGGTCCGATCCGCAGTACATAAAGTACCCTGATCTCAACCTCGCCCAACATGTcttcaacctctccaaccctGCATGCCCGCAAACAGTGCGACAGACATCATTGAAGAGACTTCAAGATGTTATTTCCGAGAACAAGATGGCCCCCTTTTACCGACACCTCGCTCATCCCGTCGAAGGCATTCTGAACCACTCCGGTGAGGGTGTCGCCCAGCACCCGACCAAGTCCCTGATTACGTCAAATATGCTGGCTTCGCGGAAGTCGCCCCAGAACATAGACTTCCCCTGGGATGAATCTCTGTATCAGTCACTGGTGGAAGACAACCGAAAGGAGTTGGAAACATtccagaaggaggaggacgaagctGAGGAAGCCGCCGGGGAAACCGAGGTGCTGGCCGCACGGGGTAAGCGCGCCGAGTTCTGGGCCCGTGTGGGCGATAAG GACAAAGCTATCGAATCCCACGAGGCCCTCCTTGAGAAGACGACATTCCTCGGAACGAAGATCGACCTGATGCTGGCCATGATCCGGATTGGTCTTTTCTTCGGCGATACCCATTCTGTCAAGAAGAGCATTGAGCGGGCAAACACTCTGATTGAAAGTGGCGGCGACTGGGACCGGAGAAACCGCCTCAAGGCCTACAAGGGTCTACATCTACTCACCATCCGTTCTTACAACCTTGCTGCCCCTCTGCTACTCGACAGTCTATCGACCTTCACCAGCTACGAACTGTGCAGCTACTCGTCCTTGGTCATCTATTCGATCCTTGCGGGCTCATTATCCCTGAAGCGAGTCGacttcaaggccaaggtcgTGGATGCACCCGAGATCAAGGCCATTCTTGGACCTGGAGAGGACCGCTTGGCTGCTCTGACCGGCGAGGTATCCTCCGGGCCCGGAGCccaggatgaggagatgaaggatgctACTGTCACCAGAGCCGCGCCTACCACAGCTACCACTGTGGTTAACCTCACCACTCTGGGAGCGGGATCTGGCATTCAGTCTGAAACCGAAGCGCCCGTGGACTTTTCGCCTCTTGCAAACCTGGTCGACAGCCTGTATACCGGCAACTACCGCACTTTCTTCGTAGCATTGGCTGCCGTGGAGGACAACTTCTTGAACCAAGACCGCTACTTGCACGAGCACCGCGCGTGGTTTGTGCGCGAGATGAGACTTCGCGCGTACCAGCAACTGCTTCAGAGTTATCGCGTTGTTGGCCTGAACAGCATGGCCAGCGACTTCGGCGTCACCGTCGACTACCTGGATCG GGATCTTGCCAAATTCATTGCCAGCAACCGGATTGCATGCACTATCGACCGGGTCAATGGCATCATCGAGACGAACCGACCTGACGACAAGAACAAGCAGTACGCAGATGTTGTGAAGCACGGCGATGCTCTGATTACGAAACTGCAAAAGTACGGACAAGCTGTGCGGTTGCGAGGAAGCGAACGGAGCTAG
- a CDS encoding putative alanine aminotransferase (COG:E;~EggNog:ENOG410PGK7;~InterPro:IPR004839,IPR015424,IPR015421,IPR015422;~PFAM:PF00155;~go_function: GO:0003824 - catalytic activity [Evidence IEA];~go_function: GO:0030170 - pyridoxal phosphate binding [Evidence IEA];~go_process: GO:0009058 - biosynthetic process [Evidence IEA]), translated as MTWQIKLASRLRATPLRCAVSRPNGAWLSCHQNGPRHFSSKAVLPAGTLQRESTMTVTLTAKRTLTASSGGRLNLDNINPHVKAAKYAVRGELAVKAEEYRVKLAQGDKSLPFDSVIFANIGNPQQLDQKPISFFRQVLSLLENPSLLENPEALRTSFGYQQDVIDRAKTLLADVQSVGAYSHSQGAPIIRDSVAKFIEERDGFPANPQDLYLTGGASSGVSTLLNVICDGPSAGVLVPIPQYPLYTATLSLLNAQCVPYHLEEHRAWGTDVNAIRENLAQAKAAGTDVRAIVVINPGNPTGASLSAEDIKGVLDLAAEEKLVVIADEVYQTNVFTGEFISFKKRLRQLQQEVPGKYDNVELASLHSVSKGMVGECGHRGGYFELVGFDPEVAAQVYKYVSIMLCPPVIGQCLVELMVNPPKEGEPSRAVYEKEYNGIRDGLRKRAFALYEAFQRMEGVECQEPQGAMYLFPTITLPPKAVEAAKAENRAADEFYCLRFLDATGVCVVPGSGFGQKENTLHFRTTFLAPGTDWVERIVKFHSEFMAKYK; from the exons ATGACCTGGCAAATTAAGCTCGCCTCTCGACTGCGGGCAACTCCGCTGCGATGCGCTGTTTCCCGGCCGAATGGTGCCTGGCTGTCGTGCCATCAGAACGGCCCGCGCCATTTCTCCTCCAAGGCAGTCTTACCCGCCGGCACTTTGCAGAGGG AGTCCACTATGACCGTCACCCTCACTGCTAAGCGCACCCTGACCGCCTCCTCCGGCGGTCGTCTCAACTTGGACAACATCAACCCCCACGTCAAGGCCGCCAAATATGCCGTCCGTGGTGAGCTGGCCGTCAAGGCCGAGGAATACCGTGTGAAGTTGGCTCAGGGAGACAAGTCGTTGCCTTTCGACAGTGTCATCTTCGCCAACATTGGCAACCCTCAGCAACTGGACCAGAAGCCCATCAGCTTCTTCCGTCAGGTCCTCAGTCTTCTCGAGAACCCCTCCTTGCTGGAGAACCCCGAGGCTCTCCGTACGTCGTTCGGCTACCAGCAGGATGTCATCGACCGGGCCAAGACCCTTCTCGCCGATGTCCAGAGCGTCGGTGCCTACAGTCACAGCCAGGGTGCCCCTATCATCCGTGACAGCGTCGCCAAGTTCATTGAGGAGCGTGATGGATTCCCCGCTAACCCCCAGGACCTGTACCTGACCGGTGGTGCCTCCTCCGGTGTCAGCACCCTTCTGAACGTCATCTGCGATGGCCCCAGTGCTGGTGTCCTTGTGCCCATCCCTCAATACCCTCTCTACACCGCTACATTGTCCCTTCTGAACGCCCAGTGCGTTCCTTACCACCTGGAGGAGCACAGGGCCTGGGGTACCGATGTGAATGCTATCCGTGAGAACCTTGCCCAGGCCAAGGCTGCTGGCACCGATGTGCGTGCCATTGTTGTGATCAACCCCGGCAACCCGACCGGCGCTTCCCTCAGTGCTGAGGACATCAAGGGTGTGCTCGACCTggctgcggaggagaagctggtgGTCATTGCGGACGAAGTCTACCAGACTAACGTCTTCACCGGCGAGTTCATCTCCTTCAAGAAGAGACTCCGTCAGCTGCAGCAAGAAGTTCCCGGCAAGTACGACAACGTGGAGCTGGCCTCCCTGCACAGTGTCTCCAAGGGCATGGTTGGTGAGTGTGGTCACCGTGGTGGCTACTTTGAGTTGGTCGGATTCGACCCCGAGGTTGCGGCCCAGGTCTACAAGTACGTCAGCATCATGCTCTGCCCGCCGGTTATCGGACAGTGCCTGGTCGAGCTGATGGTGAACCCTCCCAAGGAGGGTGAGCCCAGCCGCGCCGTGTACGAAAAGGAGTACAATGGCATTCGGGACGGTCTGCGCAAGCGCGCCTTTGCCCTTTACGAAGCCTTCCAGCGCATGGAGGGTGTTGAATGCCAGGAGCCTCAG GGCGCCATGTACCTCTTCCCCACTATCACCCTTCCTCCCAAGGCCGTCGAGGCCGCCAAGGCCGAGAACCGTGCCGCTGACGAGTTCTACTGCCTCCGTTTCCTTGACGCCACTGGTGTTTGCGTCGTCCCCGGCTCTGGCTTCGGCCAGAAGGAGAACACCCTGCACTTCCGTACTACTTTCTTGGCTCCTGGAACCGACTGGGTTGAGCGGATCGTCAAGTTCCACTCGGAGTTCATGGCCAAGTACAAGTAA
- a CDS encoding Smr domain protein (COG:L;~EggNog:ENOG410QE6J;~InterPro:IPR009060,IPR002625,IPR003892,IPR013899, IPR036063;~PFAM:PF02845,PF08590;~go_function: GO:0005515 - protein binding [Evidence IEA];~go_function: GO:0043130 - ubiquitin binding [Evidence IEA]) yields MIMSSTPAFRRKLSRIPPQQSAPGSSSLVSQTSTSQYKPLLNKACSKDSTPNTCGTSLISNMGDKDDGPLQDLEKTYCPPLDPALLTAIAFDYDLTDSAQLGQLRETLDALRLSAWEQEDLPFDPSGTSGLGAGHGPEADASSELSESQGDRSRETDITSLTSGFSSVGIRDHVSYTIGPDGSLHLSGANEDDKIGYLTEMFPSVDRFTIQHTLKKSNGSIDRSMDVLLNLSFFDEQVPDEDGVVTVPKGVDGFDDPGAGKKQARKRKPKNKNARRQEVLSSTSSEASFENTTNKWDAAGKDVEFIHARTSAILKKETVRSTYHANGASLPATIRALADTHAPKKQIDEDPVTVTQVAELTQEFPSVPPLTFAGLLKITRSSISAASELAAAMLTSPVAPSLSEIIKITTAPPPVDVDEETPKRGAAPVTRDLNRARSAAGVHFAAGAEALSKASVAYRRGKSDRLMGGAAAYYSAVGRDHLERAKRNAAAAADALVDSQSTWNSLDLHGVSVQDAVRISSERVSEWWDSLGDAKYMRGSGASNPVQGGYRIVTGLGRHSHDGTSRLGPAVAKMLAREGWRVEIGAGVLTVVGVVRRR; encoded by the exons ATGATTATGTCATCCACCCCCGCCTTCAGGCGCAAGTTATCGCGAATTCCTCCCCAACAAAGTGCGCCAGGAAGCAGCAGTCTTGTGTCGCAAACAAGCACCAGCCAATATAAACCTCTGTTAAATAAGGCATGCTCAAAAGACTCAACACCGAATACTTGTGGCACATCATTGATTTCGAACATGGGTGACAAGGATGACGGTCCGCTCCAG GATCTGGAAAAGACGTACTGCCCTCCTCTGGACCCAGCCTTGCTCACAGCCATCGCGTTCGACTATGACCTGACGGACTCTGCCCAACTTGGCCAACTTCGCGAGACTCTGGATGCGCTTCGGCTGTCTGCTTGGGAACAGGAGGATCTGCCCTTCGACCCTTCCGGCACGTCCGGTTTAGGTGCAGGACATGGTCCAGAAGCAGATGCGTCGTCTGAGCTTAGTGAGTCCCAGGGTGACCGGTCGCGGGAGACAGATATCACTAGCCTCACGTCGGGGTTCTCTTCCGTCGGTATAAGGGACCATGTCTCGTATACTATTGGACCGGATGGGTCTCTCCATCTGTCTGGAgcaaatgaagatgataagaTTGGCTATTTGACTGAGATGTTCCCGTCAGTTGACCGGTTTACTATCCAGCATACGTTGAAGAAGTCTAATGGGAGCATTGATCGCTCGATGGACGTCCTACTTAACCTATCGTTTTTCGATGAGCAAGTACCTGacgaggatggggtggtCACCGTTCCTAAGGGCGTGGACGGCTTTGATGACCCCGGAGCAGGCAAGAAACAAGCTCGTAAGCGCAAACCCAAGAATAAGAATGCCCGGAGACAAGAGGTCTTATCGTCGACGAGCTCCGAGGCTAGCTTCGAGAATACGACGAACAAGTGGGATGCTGCTGGAAAGGACGTTGAGTTCATTCATGCGCGAACCTCGGCGatcttgaagaaggagaccgTCCGCTCAACTTATCATGCCAATGGAGCCTCACTTCCTGCTACAATCAGGGCTCTTGCCGATACACACGCTCCGAAAAAGCAGATCGATGAGGATCCAGTCACGGTTACGCAAGTGGCTGAGCTCACGCAAGAATTCCCTTCAGTGCCGCCGCTCACATTTGCCGGCTTGCTCAAGATCACGAGGAGTTCTATATCGGCCGCCAGTGAGCTTGCGGCGGCTATGCTGACAAGCCCGGTGGCTCCGTCCTTGAGTGAGATAATCAAAATTACCACAGCACCCCCGCCGGTAGACGTTGACGAGGAGACTCCGAAACGAGGCGCTGCACCGGTGACCCGGGACCTCAACCGAGCGAGAAGTGCAGCAGGCGTGCACTTTGCAGCTGGTGCTGAAGCATTGTCGAAGGCATCGGTCGCATACCGGCGCGGTAAATCAGATCGGTTGATGGGAGGTGCGGCTGCCTACTATTCCGCTGTAGGACGAGATCACTTGGAACGCGCCAAACgcaatgctgctgctgctgccgatgcTCTGGTCGACTCACAGTCTACATGGAACTCGCTCGATCTGCATGGTGTATCTGTGCAGGATGCGGTGCGGATCTCTAGCGAGCGGGTATCCGAGTGGTGGGACTCCCTGGGCGATGCAAAATACATGCGTGGCAGTGGAGCCAGCAATCCTGTTCAGGGTGGCTACCGCATTGTCACTGGACTGGGACGGCATAGTCATGATGGCACTTCACGCCTGGGCCCGGCTGTTGCGAAGATGCTGGCCCGGGAAGGCTGGAGGGTGGAGATTGGCGCCGGAGTTTTGACCGTCGTTGGAGTTGTCCGACGTCGCTGA
- the MSRB3 gene encoding peptide-methionine (R)-S-oxide reductase (BUSCO:EOG09264NEF;~COG:O;~EggNog:ENOG410PPVG;~InterPro:IPR011057,IPR028427,IPR002579;~PFAM:PF01641;~go_function: GO:0016671 - oxidoreductase activity, acting on a sulfur group of donors, disulfide as acceptor [Evidence IEA];~go_function: GO:0033743 - peptide-methionine (R)-S-oxide reductase activity [Evidence IEA];~go_process: GO:0006979 - response to oxidative stress [Evidence IEA];~go_process: GO:0030091 - protein repair [Evidence IEA];~go_process: GO:0055114 - oxidation-reduction process [Evidence IEA]), translating to MRFQGLIPALRIFALPLRSHSARALQRPPLPIPSATVLKAGPTIPFLGALFGSSAKTESQPNNMSYPDQRSDDAWQAVLSPEQFKILRQKGTERPFTGEYDAHYPSQGVYNCAGCDAPLYKATHKFKSGCGWPAYFDSIPGAVTRHTDRSFGMERTEIVCSNCGGHLGHVFKGEGYPTPTDERHCVNSVSLRFKEDEGQGN from the exons ATGCGCTTCCAGGGCCTGATCCCCGCCCTCCGCATATTCGCACTACCCCTCCGATCGCACTCCGCCCGAGCCCTCCAGCgacctcctctccccatccccagcgcAACTGTCCTCAAAGCCGGTCCTACAATCCCCTTCCTCGGCGCATTATTCGGCTCTAGCGCGAAAACTGAATCCCAGCCCAACAACATGTCCTATCCCGACCAGCGCAGTGACGATGCATGGCAAGCTGTGCTAAGTCCTG AGCAATTTAAAATCCTCCGCCAAAAGGGCACGGAGCGACCCTTCACGGGCGAATACGATGCCCACTACCCTTCCCAGGGAGTCTATAACTGCGCGGGATGCGACGCACCGTTGTACAAGGCAACACATAAGTTCAAGTCGGGATGTGGGTGGCCCGCGTACTTTGACTCCATCCCTGGAGCGGTTACAAGACATACGGATCGGTCGTTTGGAATGGAGCGCACGGAGATTGTGTGTAGCAACTGTGGGGGACATTTGGGACATGTGTTCAAGGGAGAGGGATATCCGACTCCGACTGATGAGAGGCATTGTGTGAATAGTGTTAGTTTGCGGTtcaaggaggatgaaggccaGGGGAACTGA